The following are from one region of the Bradyrhizobium septentrionale genome:
- a CDS encoding response regulator, whose protein sequence is MRILLVDHHADFARAVKEALLGCGFAVDVTRTLDEAAAALDCASYHILLLESALPDGDGLNWLKQLRRDGCSMPTMMMSNLNDLARRIAIFNAGADDFLAKPVSIDELIARMRAILRRSTQMTAPVVTFGNLHFDPIGRQVSVSGRVLRIARREVCILEHLLSRAGRTVPRSSLEDSLYAFDDEVSTNALEVGIYRLRAHLSQAGATLRIKTARGVGYTLELVSAASAA, encoded by the coding sequence ATGCGAATTCTCTTGGTTGATCATCATGCGGACTTTGCCCGCGCTGTGAAGGAAGCGCTCCTCGGTTGCGGGTTCGCGGTTGACGTGACACGCACCCTGGATGAAGCGGCGGCAGCGCTGGATTGCGCCAGCTACCACATTCTCTTGCTCGAATCGGCTTTACCGGATGGAGACGGCTTGAACTGGCTGAAGCAATTGCGGCGCGACGGATGTTCAATGCCTACGATGATGATGAGCAACTTGAACGATCTCGCCCGGCGGATCGCGATCTTTAATGCGGGTGCGGATGATTTCCTGGCCAAGCCCGTCTCAATCGACGAACTCATCGCTCGCATGCGCGCTATACTGCGACGGTCAACGCAGATGACGGCGCCGGTCGTGACATTCGGCAACCTGCATTTCGACCCGATCGGAAGACAAGTCTCCGTCAGCGGCCGAGTACTGAGGATTGCGCGCCGGGAAGTGTGCATTCTTGAGCATCTGCTGAGCCGCGCCGGCCGCACCGTGCCTCGGTCGTCACTGGAGGATAGCCTGTATGCCTTCGACGACGAGGTCTCCACCAACGCGCTGGAAGTTGGGATCTATCGCTTGCGCGCGCATTTGAGCCAGGCGGGTGCAACCTTAAGAATCAAGACCGCGCGCGGCGTTGGTTACACCCTTGAGCTCGTTAGTGCGGCATCGGCCGCCTAA